A single genomic interval of Mucilaginibacter boryungensis harbors:
- a CDS encoding OmpA family protein, giving the protein MNYSTLKKTVALSFVAALAVGMAKAQTTDAPMTTSSSTTSAKVFGGRGQYNTFSLGANVGIVSPFLGIGGTNDFTDFKAELGYGLSLRDQLAHSFGLQLDVHGGKVAGDNSSAPGGVKNGVKSFETKFWSGTLSGTVNVATIDYIRRKNAVNFFITGGAGLLWYNPTYVRTNGSTVDYKAVLGRDVKELIIPVGAGVKFRLSDALALNLGYTVNFLDADNLDGVWANGPSNKDKYSYGYGGLEYTFGPKSKPNLDWVNPVAMMYDELYDAELRREVAALKGRVSNVESAVNDLKKDSDGDGVSDQFDKCPNTPAGTVVDGAGCEIHFPKVDTTRAATATAPAASAYSNIQFDFDSSVLRTSSYPVLDATSADLRSSSSSVTLNGYASSEGTAAHNLRLSKDRANSVKTYLVNSGVDAKRIKVKGYGETHPIADNSTEEGRVLNRRVEFKK; this is encoded by the coding sequence ATGAACTATTCTACATTAAAGAAAACAGTCGCCTTATCATTTGTTGCAGCGCTGGCAGTTGGGATGGCAAAAGCCCAAACAACAGACGCACCAATGACTACGTCGTCTTCAACCACTTCGGCCAAGGTATTTGGCGGTAGAGGTCAGTACAACACTTTTAGCCTTGGGGCTAATGTTGGCATCGTCTCTCCATTTTTGGGTATTGGCGGTACTAATGATTTTACAGATTTTAAAGCCGAGTTAGGGTACGGTCTTTCATTAAGAGACCAATTGGCTCATTCTTTTGGGTTACAATTAGACGTACACGGTGGTAAAGTTGCTGGTGATAACAGCAGCGCACCTGGTGGCGTTAAAAACGGCGTTAAAAGCTTTGAAACCAAATTTTGGAGCGGTACTTTAAGCGGTACAGTTAACGTTGCAACTATCGACTATATCCGTCGTAAAAACGCAGTTAACTTCTTTATTACTGGTGGTGCTGGTTTGTTGTGGTATAACCCAACATACGTAAGAACCAACGGTTCTACCGTGGATTACAAAGCAGTATTAGGACGTGACGTTAAAGAGTTAATTATCCCTGTAGGTGCAGGTGTTAAATTCAGGTTATCAGATGCGTTAGCATTAAACCTGGGTTACACAGTTAACTTCCTGGATGCTGATAACCTGGACGGTGTATGGGCTAATGGTCCATCTAACAAAGATAAATACTCTTACGGTTATGGTGGTTTAGAGTACACTTTTGGTCCTAAATCAAAACCAAACCTGGATTGGGTTAATCCTGTAGCTATGATGTATGACGAACTGTACGATGCAGAATTACGTCGCGAAGTTGCAGCTTTAAAAGGTCGTGTTAGCAACGTAGAAAGCGCTGTTAACGATCTGAAAAAAGATTCTGACGGTGACGGTGTATCTGATCAATTTGACAAATGCCCTAACACTCCTGCAGGTACTGTAGTTGATGGTGCTGGTTGCGAAATTCATTTCCCTAAAGTTGATACCACCAGGGCTGCTACTGCTACTGCTCCTGCTGCTTCAGCTTACTCAAACATCCAGTTTGATTTTGACAGCTCAGTGTTACGTACTTCATCTTACCCAGTGTTAGATGCTACTTCAGCCGACTTACGTAGCAGCTCAAGTTCAGTGACATTAAACGGTTACGCTTCATCAGAAGGTACCGCTGCTCACAACCTGCGTTTATCAAAAGACCGTGCTAATTCAGTTAAAACTTACCTGGTAAATTCAGGTGTTGATGCAAAACGCATTAAAGTTAAAGGTTACGGTGAAACTCACCCAA
- a CDS encoding glycosyltransferase family 4 protein, whose amino-acid sequence MSKPKVLVTFDSMKDTNCGYFSFGKGLGDALLKENGGQFDLQFYLFPVTDYFDGKVTINRRSKLHDLYFSDHNQYDLIHLTDQRTRLHPSRLKAKKIMTIHDINKVHINKSKPWRIRAFLNQLRKKILAVDRVVAISRFVADDVMKYIPEARDKMSVIHNGADQLVVPTNHTPAYVPGKPFLFTIGLLSPQKGFHLIPPLLQGNDYQLVIAGMETPHKQTILDAARQYGVADRVIITGPITEADKAWYYQHCAAFVFPSRAEGFGLPVIEAMHFGKPVFLSRYTSLPEVGGSVAYYFDELEAPHMQQVFTNGMLHYAQNNRAPQIIAHAGQFTWENAAKQYLAIYSQLLGSE is encoded by the coding sequence ATGTCCAAACCCAAAGTGTTAGTCACGTTCGATTCCATGAAGGATACCAACTGCGGGTATTTTTCGTTCGGCAAGGGTTTGGGCGATGCTTTGCTTAAGGAGAACGGCGGCCAGTTCGACCTACAGTTTTACCTTTTCCCGGTAACCGATTACTTCGACGGCAAGGTAACCATTAACCGCCGCAGCAAACTGCACGACCTATACTTTAGCGACCACAACCAATACGACCTTATACACCTTACCGACCAGCGCACGCGCCTGCACCCCTCGCGGCTGAAGGCCAAAAAGATCATGACCATACATGATATTAATAAGGTGCATATTAACAAAAGCAAGCCCTGGCGCATCCGGGCGTTTTTGAACCAACTGCGCAAAAAGATACTGGCGGTTGATCGCGTGGTGGCCATATCCCGGTTTGTGGCCGACGACGTTATGAAGTACATCCCCGAGGCGCGGGATAAGATGAGCGTGATCCACAACGGTGCCGACCAACTGGTGGTGCCGACCAACCATACCCCGGCATACGTGCCCGGTAAGCCTTTCCTGTTTACTATCGGGCTGCTCTCGCCGCAAAAGGGTTTTCATTTGATACCGCCGCTGTTGCAGGGGAACGATTACCAGCTGGTGATAGCCGGTATGGAAACCCCGCACAAGCAAACCATACTGGATGCAGCCCGGCAATACGGTGTAGCCGACAGGGTCATTATTACCGGACCAATTACTGAGGCCGACAAGGCCTGGTACTATCAACACTGCGCGGCCTTTGTGTTCCCCTCGCGGGCCGAGGGCTTTGGCTTGCCGGTTATTGAGGCTATGCACTTTGGCAAGCCGGTGTTCCTGTCCAGGTACACCTCGCTGCCCGAGGTTGGGGGTAGTGTAGCGTACTATTTTGACGAGCTGGAAGCCCCCCACATGCAGCAGGTCTTCACCAATGGCATGCTGCATTATGCCCAGAACAACCGCGCCCCGCAGATCATCGCCCATGCCGGCCAGTTCACCTGGGAGAATGCCGCCAAGCAATACCTGGCCATATATAGTCAGTTGTTAGGGTCGGAATAG
- a CDS encoding aminopeptidase P family protein translates to MKYLPISNDLFTLNRKNFVSRLKPQSIALFNANDEFVRSGDQNFIFKQNADFFYLTGIDQEQSILLLFPDCPNPLYKEVLFLRQTNEHIAVWEGHKYTKDEARAASGIQAIYWLNDFESILHSVIHYAETVYINTNENDRYAHTVPYRDLRFLDDLRAKYPLHHYERAAPIMRDLRAIKSTVEVELTRKACNITRDSFYRVLKFVKPGVAEYEIEAEIIHEFIRQRATGHAYSPIIASGANAIVLHYIDNNQVCKDGDVILMDYAAEYANYNADMTRSIPVNGRYTKRQREVYDAVLRVMRAATKMLVAGTIWNEYHDEVGKIMTSELIGLGLLTKHDVEKQDPKMPAYKKYFMHGTSHHLGIDVHDFAGRYTPFAAGNILTCEPGIYIPAEGLGIRLENNILITKDGNTDLMADIPIEAEEIEEIMNS, encoded by the coding sequence ATGAAATACCTACCTATTAGTAATGATTTATTTACTTTAAATAGAAAAAATTTCGTTTCGCGATTAAAACCGCAATCAATTGCCTTATTTAATGCCAATGATGAATTTGTAAGAAGTGGCGATCAAAATTTTATTTTCAAACAAAATGCTGACTTTTTTTATCTGACAGGCATTGATCAGGAGCAAAGCATACTGCTTTTATTTCCGGATTGTCCTAATCCGCTATACAAAGAAGTACTTTTTTTAAGACAAACCAACGAACATATCGCTGTTTGGGAAGGTCACAAGTATACAAAAGACGAAGCCCGCGCAGCATCGGGTATACAGGCAATATATTGGCTAAACGATTTTGAAAGCATTTTACATAGCGTAATACACTATGCTGAAACTGTATACATCAATACTAACGAGAATGATCGTTATGCCCATACCGTCCCTTACCGCGATTTGCGCTTCCTGGACGACCTGCGCGCAAAGTACCCTTTGCACCATTATGAACGCGCCGCACCAATAATGCGCGATTTGCGTGCTATTAAGAGTACAGTTGAGGTGGAACTGACCAGAAAAGCATGCAATATTACCCGCGATTCATTTTACCGCGTGCTTAAATTTGTTAAACCCGGTGTAGCAGAGTATGAAATAGAAGCCGAGATCATCCACGAGTTTATCCGCCAGCGGGCTACCGGCCATGCTTATAGCCCTATTATCGCATCGGGGGCAAATGCTATTGTATTGCATTATATAGATAATAACCAGGTTTGTAAGGATGGCGATGTAATACTAATGGATTATGCTGCCGAGTACGCCAACTACAATGCCGACATGACCCGCTCTATCCCGGTTAATGGCCGCTATACTAAACGTCAGCGCGAGGTTTATGATGCCGTACTGCGGGTAATGCGTGCTGCTACAAAAATGCTTGTTGCGGGTACCATCTGGAACGAGTATCATGACGAAGTAGGCAAAATAATGACCAGCGAACTGATCGGCCTTGGTTTATTAACCAAACATGATGTAGAAAAGCAGGACCCTAAAATGCCAGCCTACAAGAAATACTTTATGCACGGCACATCGCACCATTTAGGGATAGACGTGCACGATTTTGCAGGGCGTTACACGCCATTTGCGGCAGGCAACATCCTCACCTGCGAGCCTGGCATTTATATTCCTGCTGAAGGCTTGGGTATCCGTTTAGAAAACAATATCCTGATAACTAAAGATGGCAATACCGATCTGATGGCTGATATACCTATAGAGGCGGAGGAGATTGAAGAGATAATGAATTCTTAA
- a CDS encoding DUF6259 domain-containing protein → MIKESFNRFQCKFYLFTLLLTGFLTATVARPPIVVINQGYRLVINSDKGTIESFQATNNGGIDDLLIPRHGLLPVFKIEFMSAPGKFQTVNSSDARKISVTKTIEASGDIIVLNFEGVGKLDVNARVTVRCPNDKPLTYWSMELDNRTAMWVGHIQFPVIEIPFDDNPTEENCGHILSSLYDGVLLGPIKPGMVAGAWRTSRRNTPETWRSTNYPRECTIQMMAYYKPTAGLYMACEDPAGTPKLVAPMLEPDGVTMVGHYPGTQTGHTKLPYEVVLGTFRGNWYSAAAIYRDWAEKQPFCAVKLADRINYPKWVLEPLVGATFPMRGQADWDPPAAINPEYTPATNALPYLDKLAAAFNAPLMPIIFNWENAGPWVQPGAFPPVGGQAKMLEFMKKAKAKGWHPMLYGNGVNWVVAQKNTGYDGMPYFKTHGGDSAIVHRWDGSTGAAVGWRTLYNTCVASGPARKMILGMTRGMAQLNPDAIQQFDQGVGAVACYSTQHGHSPVPGPWMTAAFTSLLKQDNETARSVNPKVAISSEGAPPEVYLQSFDFWDARTGGGGEMMCPLYSFVYHQYLNGHSGSYTNSVNDEALRAFVARALVSGYFLNFTLRDKGRVEYDWDQPWERSVPDQLAITDWAARATKLRNGIGRDYLIYGRMLQPWNVTNMTKRDYGYGKEPLVQSGTWQAADGRIAVVLANYADVYQSPRVTLEGRGKKHVIIYNDDQVQALELELPSVIDLRMPARSVGMIEVK, encoded by the coding sequence CCTGCTAATTCCCAGGCATGGCTTGCTGCCTGTGTTCAAAATAGAGTTTATGAGCGCGCCGGGAAAGTTTCAAACGGTAAACTCGTCCGATGCGCGGAAGATCAGCGTCACCAAAACCATCGAAGCATCGGGCGATATCATAGTGCTTAATTTTGAAGGCGTAGGCAAACTTGATGTTAACGCGCGTGTAACCGTGCGCTGCCCCAACGACAAGCCGCTTACCTACTGGAGCATGGAATTGGATAACCGCACTGCAATGTGGGTGGGACACATCCAATTTCCAGTAATAGAGATACCGTTTGATGATAATCCTACTGAAGAAAATTGCGGCCATATCCTGTCGTCGCTTTACGATGGTGTGCTGCTGGGGCCTATTAAGCCGGGCATGGTGGCCGGTGCATGGCGTACCAGCAGGCGCAATACGCCGGAGACCTGGCGATCGACCAATTATCCGCGCGAGTGCACCATCCAGATGATGGCTTATTATAAACCTACTGCTGGTTTATATATGGCTTGCGAAGACCCTGCCGGCACGCCTAAACTGGTTGCACCCATGTTGGAACCCGACGGTGTGACCATGGTGGGGCATTATCCTGGTACACAAACCGGTCATACCAAGCTGCCTTACGAAGTAGTGCTGGGTACTTTTCGGGGTAACTGGTATTCCGCCGCAGCTATTTACCGGGATTGGGCCGAAAAGCAACCTTTTTGCGCTGTAAAACTTGCAGACCGTATAAATTACCCCAAATGGGTGCTCGAGCCGTTGGTTGGCGCTACCTTCCCTATGCGGGGACAGGCCGATTGGGATCCGCCTGCTGCCATTAACCCCGAATACACCCCGGCAACCAACGCTTTGCCTTATCTTGATAAGCTTGCCGCGGCATTTAATGCGCCGTTAATGCCCATTATATTTAACTGGGAAAACGCGGGCCCCTGGGTGCAACCCGGTGCTTTTCCCCCGGTTGGCGGACAAGCCAAAATGCTGGAATTTATGAAGAAGGCTAAAGCCAAAGGCTGGCACCCCATGCTTTATGGCAACGGTGTGAACTGGGTGGTTGCCCAAAAAAACACCGGGTATGATGGGATGCCTTATTTCAAAACCCATGGCGGCGATTCGGCCATTGTGCACCGCTGGGATGGCAGTACGGGTGCGGCAGTGGGTTGGCGCACGCTTTATAATACCTGCGTAGCATCCGGACCTGCGCGCAAAATGATACTGGGCATGACCCGTGGCATGGCGCAACTTAACCCGGATGCGATACAGCAGTTTGACCAGGGCGTGGGCGCCGTAGCCTGCTATTCAACCCAGCATGGGCATTCGCCGGTGCCCGGCCCGTGGATGACGGCGGCCTTTACCAGTTTGCTGAAACAGGATAACGAAACCGCGCGCTCGGTTAACCCTAAAGTGGCCATATCATCGGAAGGCGCACCGCCTGAGGTTTACTTGCAAAGTTTCGATTTTTGGGACGCACGCACAGGTGGCGGCGGGGAAATGATGTGCCCTTTATATTCCTTTGTGTATCACCAGTATTTAAATGGCCATTCGGGGTCATACACCAATTCGGTTAATGACGAGGCTTTGCGCGCCTTTGTGGCGCGGGCACTGGTATCGGGCTATTTTTTGAATTTCACCCTGCGCGATAAGGGACGGGTGGAATATGACTGGGACCAGCCTTGGGAACGATCGGTACCCGACCAGCTGGCTATTACCGATTGGGCCGCACGGGCTACAAAACTGCGGAACGGCATTGGGCGCGATTATTTAATTTACGGGCGGATGCTGCAACCCTGGAACGTCACTAATATGACCAAACGCGATTACGGCTACGGCAAGGAACCGCTGGTACAATCGGGCACCTGGCAGGCTGCCGATGGGCGCATTGCCGTTGTACTGGCCAACTATGCCGATGTTTATCAGTCGCCACGTGTAACGCTGGAAGGACGGGGTAAAAAGCATGTCATTATCTACAACGATGATCAGGTACAAGCCCTCGAGCTGGAACTACCCAGCGTAATAGACCTCCGTATGCCCGCCCGGTCGGTAGGAATGATTGAGGTGAAATAG
- the meaB gene encoding methylmalonyl Co-A mutase-associated GTPase MeaB, with amino-acid sequence MPANSNIIQPTCHDFKTVARALTVVENDLPGAAELLRSLDLSNKAPVVGITGPPGAGKSTLVNALITELNTGGKKIAVLAIDPTSPFNFGSLLGDRIRMATHFNHPDVFIRSLATRGSLGGLSAKTIEMTDVLRASGFDYILIETVGVGQSEIEIAGLADATLLVLVPESGDEIQNIKSGIMEIADAFIINKADRDGADTYYNTLKKLIHQKETAIPIYKAIASQNTGIAEIAEYVRQLPHTSNARRALLLAEKAYQLIRHQRMAGIDKKKLQQDIAEAIEKPGFNIYDWISSAKFEMPTSK; translated from the coding sequence ATGCCTGCAAACTCAAATATCATACAGCCCACCTGCCACGACTTTAAAACCGTTGCCCGCGCGCTTACTGTGGTAGAGAACGACCTGCCGGGTGCCGCGGAGTTGCTTAGATCGCTTGACTTAAGTAACAAAGCGCCGGTAGTGGGCATAACCGGTCCGCCGGGTGCAGGCAAAAGCACCTTGGTTAATGCGCTGATCACGGAGTTGAACACAGGGGGCAAAAAAATAGCCGTATTGGCGATAGACCCAACTTCCCCCTTCAATTTTGGGTCGCTGCTGGGCGACAGGATACGCATGGCCACCCATTTTAACCATCCGGATGTGTTTATCCGCTCGTTGGCTACCCGCGGCTCGCTGGGCGGCCTTTCGGCTAAAACTATTGAAATGACCGATGTGCTGCGTGCGTCGGGGTTCGATTATATCCTGATAGAGACCGTAGGCGTAGGTCAATCTGAAATAGAAATAGCCGGTCTGGCCGATGCCACCTTATTGGTACTGGTACCCGAAAGCGGCGATGAGATACAGAATATCAAATCGGGCATTATGGAGATTGCCGATGCCTTTATTATAAATAAAGCCGACAGGGATGGCGCCGACACCTATTATAATACCCTGAAAAAACTGATCCATCAAAAGGAAACGGCTATACCTATATATAAGGCTATCGCATCGCAAAACACAGGCATTGCTGAGATTGCTGAATATGTCCGCCAATTACCTCACACAAGTAATGCACGACGGGCGCTGCTGCTGGCTGAAAAAGCTTACCAGTTGATACGCCACCAGCGCATGGCGGGTATAGACAAAAAAAAGCTCCAGCAGGATATTGCTGAAGCTATAGAGAAACCAGGGTTTAATATTTACGACTGGATCAGTAGTGCGAAATTCGAAATGCCAACTTCGAAATAG